One Candidatus Micrarchaeia archaeon genomic window carries:
- a CDS encoding winged helix-turn-helix transcriptional regulator produces the protein MTDGFISTDIDKIINILKKQKKLSLNDLAKESGISSSLLEKWLPILEEEGLIDISYHLTRVYISWIGDEVDNTSSNLKKETEIPIDVYPEQFEYPISRDIELPDEEEKVKEDQTLKKTPSSAKTKKQIEQPLEEFKVPEELNSDYNDYLKKHVTSPSTNIKKIYPESKTSKEVSQISIKPKASDKGIDVKPFDFSVEEPRKTKLDERAQKIRNYMEEINKARDELEKLKIEKTKLFRETYEPIEKKFSAELENISDKIYEKEERILQLQQKVLLLPNVIDEVDRQQLKLKEIEEEARKTFDDASIVINESLGDLSELEVQATEQIKIAKESINLGVDESEEMNNVLTKIGNLEFEVRDKLNTAKQRLEDEQKKINSLEISLQKLESIRTKATDKVEQVEELVGSQKRRIADLEREVSKIGEIQKWVSKHKEEYGLLIDEFGEQIKMNELEYNNLREAIETNFVKKYIEDLGQVSKGYEFELDQAKQAEKNIDEKIDLTKQRISELLEKSREIIDAFEYGEKEAPSEINVQRIQDKERNLLQRIESKEEERKQILDVLKDMGSNQPTDLTKQIKEQIKPKDINAQTSKSKEIKKEKKEKIMTYSEFLSAKRSEGLSMKQISNAWKKYKKEKGI, from the coding sequence ATGACAGACGGGTTTATAAGTACTGATATTGATAAGATCATAAATATACTTAAAAAACAAAAGAAACTTTCTTTAAATGATTTAGCAAAAGAATCTGGAATTTCTTCTTCTCTTTTAGAAAAGTGGCTTCCAATTTTAGAAGAAGAAGGATTAATAGACATATCATATCATTTAACAAGAGTTTATATATCTTGGATTGGTGATGAAGTAGATAATACCTCTTCTAATTTAAAAAAAGAAACCGAAATCCCAATTGATGTTTATCCAGAGCAATTTGAATACCCAATTAGTAGAGATATTGAACTTCCAGATGAAGAGGAAAAAGTAAAAGAAGATCAAACTTTAAAAAAAACACCTTCTTCTGCAAAAACAAAAAAACAAATTGAACAGCCTTTAGAAGAATTTAAAGTTCCAGAAGAATTAAATTCAGATTATAATGATTATTTAAAGAAACATGTTACTTCTCCTTCTACTAATATAAAAAAAATTTATCCAGAATCAAAAACTAGTAAAGAAGTATCTCAAATTTCAATCAAGCCAAAAGCTTCTGATAAAGGAATTGATGTAAAACCATTTGATTTTTCTGTTGAAGAACCAAGAAAAACTAAATTAGATGAAAGAGCACAAAAAATTAGAAATTATATGGAAGAAATAAATAAAGCTCGTGATGAATTAGAAAAATTAAAAATTGAAAAAACAAAATTATTTAGAGAAACTTATGAGCCTATTGAAAAAAAGTTTTCAGCTGAGTTAGAAAATATTTCAGATAAAATTTATGAAAAAGAAGAAAGGATTTTACAATTACAACAGAAGGTTCTTTTACTTCCTAATGTTATTGACGAAGTTGATAGACAGCAATTAAAATTAAAGGAAATAGAAGAAGAAGCAAGAAAAACATTTGATGATGCATCTATTGTTATTAATGAGTCATTAGGAGATTTATCTGAATTAGAAGTTCAAGCAACAGAGCAAATAAAAATTGCTAAAGAAAGTATAAATCTTGGTGTTGATGAATCAGAAGAAATGAATAATGTTTTAACAAAGATAGGGAATTTAGAATTTGAAGTGAGAGATAAATTAAACACAGCAAAACAAAGATTAGAAGATGAACAAAAAAAGATCAATTCTTTAGAAATATCTTTACAGAAATTAGAATCTATAAGAACAAAAGCCACAGATAAAGTTGAACAAGTTGAAGAATTAGTTGGTTCTCAAAAAAGAAGAATTGCAGATTTAGAAAGAGAAGTTTCAAAGATAGGTGAAATACAAAAATGGGTTTCAAAACATAAAGAAGAATATGGATTATTAATTGATGAATTTGGCGAGCAAATTAAAATGAATGAATTAGAATATAATAATTTAAGAGAAGCAATAGAAACTAACTTTGTTAAAAAATATATTGAAGATTTAGGTCAAGTTTCAAAAGGTTATGAGTTTGAATTAGATCAAGCAAAACAAGCAGAAAAAAATATTGATGAAAAAATAGATTTAACAAAACAAAGAATATCTGAATTATTAGAAAAAAGTAGAGAGATTATTGATGCATTTGAATATGGTGAAAAAGAAGCGCCATCAGAAATTAATGTTCAAAGAATACAAGATAAAGAAAGAAATTTATTGCAGAGAATAGAAAGTAAAGAAGAAGAAAGAAAACAAATTTTAGATGTTTTGAAAGATATGGGTTCAAATCAACCAACTGATTTAACTAAACAAATAAAAGAACAAATAAAACCAAAAGATATTAATGCGCAGACTTCAAAAAGTAAAGAAATTAAAAAAGAAAAGAAAGAAAAAATAATGACTTATTCTGAATTTTTATCTGCAAAAAGAAGTGAAGGATTGAGTATGAAGCAAATAAGCAATGCTTGGAAAAAATATAAAAAAGAAAAAGGAATTTAA